A single window of Granulicella mallensis MP5ACTX8 DNA harbors:
- the recO gene encoding DNA repair protein RecO encodes MAEGRLIPHHGEAIVLRTWPFHEADLLISFFTRDQGKVKGVARHAMKSRRRFGGALEPATHVRAHYTERPRQELVRLDNFEILWSPLTAPVDYLRTAGLQLVVEVLEEAMPDLAPEDNIFRLALATLTAMQADSVWLPVTYFCLWMNRLMGWMPELGHCAVCGLDLRGQTVWWSPAGDGVTCHDDRRSGSRPLSAESVAESYRIARSSLPQLAEESWSEGRAKDLRAFAIGTLERHLERRLRSAVALQR; translated from the coding sequence ATGGCAGAAGGCAGGCTCATCCCGCATCACGGCGAAGCGATCGTGCTGCGCACCTGGCCGTTTCATGAGGCGGACCTGCTGATCAGCTTCTTTACGCGAGATCAGGGAAAGGTCAAGGGGGTGGCGCGGCACGCCATGAAGAGCCGCCGCCGCTTCGGTGGCGCGCTGGAACCGGCGACACATGTCCGCGCCCACTACACGGAACGCCCAAGGCAGGAGCTCGTACGGCTCGACAACTTCGAGATCCTGTGGTCGCCCCTGACCGCGCCGGTGGACTATCTCCGCACCGCCGGGTTGCAGCTCGTCGTGGAAGTGCTTGAAGAGGCGATGCCGGACCTCGCTCCCGAGGACAACATCTTCCGGCTCGCGCTCGCGACGCTCACGGCCATGCAGGCGGATAGCGTGTGGCTGCCGGTCACGTATTTCTGCCTCTGGATGAACCGCCTGATGGGCTGGATGCCGGAGTTGGGACACTGCGCGGTGTGCGGGCTCGACCTGCGCGGGCAGACGGTGTGGTGGTCTCCGGCGGGCGACGGTGTGACGTGTCATGACGATCGCCGCTCAGGGAGCAGGCCGCTGAGTGCGGAGTCGGTGGCGGAGAGCTACAGGATTGCGCGGTCGTCGCTGCCGCAGCTTGCGGAGGAGTCCTGGTCAGAGGGGCGAGCGAAGGATCTCAGGGCGTTTGCGATTGGGACGCTGGAGCGGCATCTGGAGCGGCGACTACGAAGTGCTGTGGCACTACAGCGATGA
- a CDS encoding inositol monophosphatase family protein, with protein sequence MAELVGIAESIAREAGALLREFYHRGVAAEYKGDVDLVTEADRASEALIVARLSEALPDHGIYGEEGTRQALESEFRWYIDPLDGTTNFAHGFPAFCVILGCERRAPGLAAGEDGEMVAGVIYDPLRDEMFSTERGGGAKLNGKPIHASRTKTLQESLVATGFPSHKRHRSPNVHFYQEFTLRSHGVRRAGSAGLDLAYVACGRLEGFWEFKLNPWDTSAGYLMVEEAGGKITHFDGGKFTLDSREVLATNGLIHAEMQHLFEDLFAGKNIEPIPTPAEFAARRMDETTDK encoded by the coding sequence GTGGCTGAGCTGGTCGGCATTGCAGAGTCCATTGCGCGTGAAGCAGGAGCGCTGCTGCGCGAGTTCTATCACCGCGGAGTTGCGGCGGAGTATAAAGGCGACGTCGACCTGGTTACCGAGGCCGACCGCGCGAGTGAAGCGCTGATCGTCGCCCGTCTGAGTGAGGCGCTGCCAGACCACGGCATCTATGGCGAAGAGGGCACGCGGCAGGCCTTGGAGAGCGAGTTCCGCTGGTATATCGATCCGCTGGATGGTACGACCAACTTTGCGCATGGATTTCCAGCGTTCTGTGTGATTCTGGGATGCGAACGCCGGGCCCCGGGACTGGCCGCCGGGGAAGATGGCGAGATGGTTGCCGGCGTGATCTACGATCCGCTGCGCGACGAGATGTTTTCGACCGAACGCGGTGGCGGAGCCAAACTCAACGGCAAGCCGATCCATGCCTCACGCACGAAGACGCTGCAGGAGTCGCTCGTAGCGACAGGCTTCCCGAGCCACAAGCGGCATCGCAGCCCGAACGTGCACTTCTACCAGGAGTTCACGCTGCGCTCGCATGGGGTACGGCGCGCGGGCTCTGCAGGGCTTGACCTGGCGTATGTTGCCTGCGGACGCCTGGAGGGGTTCTGGGAGTTCAAGCTGAATCCGTGGGACACCTCGGCGGGCTATCTGATGGTGGAAGAGGCCGGCGGCAAGATTACACACTTTGATGGCGGCAAATTTACGCTCGACAGCCGCGAGGTGCTCGCGACAAATGGGTTGATTCACGCGGAGATGCAGCATCTCTTTGAGGACCTGTTTGCAGGGAAGAACATCGAGCCGATTCCTACTCCGGCGGAGTTTGCGGCTCGCCGAATGGATGAAACTACCGATAAGTAG
- a CDS encoding VWA domain-containing protein has protein sequence MRLAAIALAAVLLPALAMSQTTVQQPAPIERHNPEIPTLHVESRLVSVALNVVDEQGAPVPGLSAADFEVAEDGKPQRIANFDRESSTPLEIVLAIDASESVFNDEHLEREAAKKFMASLLRKQDQIDLMDFADDVDELVSFTSDVQKIDSGLGRIHHGDATALYDAVYLASQRLGETPTSAGQRRVLVLITDGENTTHHGSYDAALEQAQRAGAMIYALIIVPVSADAGRNTGGEHALIQLARDTGGKYYYVEDKHDLAPAFQHVSDDLRTQYTVGYYAPQKGLGRDNLRHIQLQLKDPALRARYTLRYRTSYYANR, from the coding sequence ATGAGGCTGGCTGCCATTGCGCTGGCTGCTGTGTTGTTGCCCGCCCTGGCAATGTCCCAGACGACTGTCCAGCAGCCTGCGCCCATTGAGCGTCATAATCCCGAAATTCCCACGCTTCATGTCGAGAGCCGCCTGGTCAGTGTGGCCCTCAATGTCGTGGATGAACAGGGTGCCCCCGTACCGGGTTTGAGCGCTGCCGACTTTGAGGTGGCGGAAGATGGCAAGCCGCAGCGCATCGCCAACTTTGACCGCGAATCCAGCACGCCGTTGGAGATCGTGCTCGCCATCGATGCCAGCGAGAGCGTCTTCAACGATGAGCATCTGGAGCGTGAGGCCGCGAAGAAGTTCATGGCGTCGCTGCTGCGCAAGCAGGACCAGATCGACCTGATGGACTTTGCCGACGACGTCGATGAACTCGTCTCTTTCACCAGCGATGTGCAGAAGATCGACAGCGGGCTCGGGCGGATTCATCACGGCGATGCTACGGCGCTGTATGACGCGGTCTATCTTGCAAGCCAGCGATTGGGTGAGACGCCCACCAGCGCAGGGCAGCGCCGCGTTCTTGTGCTCATCACCGATGGAGAAAATACGACGCATCATGGCAGCTACGACGCCGCTCTGGAGCAGGCGCAGCGTGCCGGAGCGATGATCTACGCGCTGATTATCGTTCCGGTATCGGCTGACGCCGGACGCAATACCGGCGGGGAGCATGCGCTGATCCAACTAGCCCGCGACACCGGTGGCAAGTACTACTACGTCGAGGACAAGCACGATCTTGCCCCGGCGTTTCAGCATGTTTCGGACGATCTGCGGACGCAGTACACGGTGGGCTATTACGCGCCGCAGAAGGGCCTTGGGAGAGATAATCTGCGGCATATTCAGCTCCAGTTGAAGGACCCGGCGCTGCGCGCTCGCTATACGCTGCGCTACCGAACGTCCTATTATGCGAACCGTTAG
- a CDS encoding molybdenum cofactor biosynthesis protein: MWRELRVGESVADLLALLRREGVVAEEMLRSAAVAVNHEYAAEGHSLCDGDEVAILPPVSGGAGDGSGDLVQLVREPMDAVAITNRIKAGTDGAVCVFDGIVRDNTKGRATLHLDYEAYEEMALRQMRELREHAIARFGVREVALVHRLGRLVVGETSVLIVVASAHRGAAFDACRWLIDTLKKTVPIWKREQFVDGAVWADGEPFPPDIGEAKR; the protein is encoded by the coding sequence GTGTGGCGAGAACTGCGTGTGGGGGAATCGGTCGCTGATCTGCTGGCTTTGCTGCGCCGCGAGGGTGTGGTTGCGGAGGAGATGCTGCGGTCGGCAGCCGTTGCGGTGAACCATGAGTATGCGGCGGAAGGGCATAGCCTCTGCGATGGTGACGAGGTGGCGATTCTGCCGCCTGTAAGTGGCGGGGCTGGGGATGGCTCAGGGGATCTCGTCCAACTGGTGAGGGAGCCGATGGACGCGGTGGCCATCACGAACAGGATCAAGGCTGGGACAGACGGTGCGGTATGCGTCTTCGACGGCATTGTGCGCGATAACACAAAAGGCCGTGCGACCCTGCATCTCGACTACGAGGCTTATGAGGAGATGGCGCTGCGCCAGATGCGCGAACTGCGTGAGCATGCGATCGCGAGGTTCGGTGTGCGCGAGGTGGCGTTGGTGCATCGCCTGGGGCGGCTGGTCGTCGGTGAGACGAGCGTGCTGATCGTTGTGGCGTCAGCCCATCGTGGAGCGGCGTTCGACGCGTGTCGCTGGCTCATCGACACGCTCAAGAAGACGGTGCCGATCTGGAAGCGGGAGCAGTTTGTCGATGGGGCCGTATGGGCCGACGGCGAGCCGTTTCCTCCGGATATTGGAGAGGCCAAACGATGA
- a CDS encoding 4Fe-4S dicluster domain-containing protein produces MAYVIAEPCIGTKDTACVDACPVDCIHPKKDETGHGEAEQLFIDPVECIDCGACVPVCPVSAIYAGDDLPDKWVSFQEKNATHFGR; encoded by the coding sequence ATGGCGTATGTAATCGCAGAACCCTGCATCGGAACCAAAGACACGGCTTGCGTGGATGCGTGTCCGGTCGACTGTATCCACCCGAAGAAGGACGAGACGGGTCACGGCGAGGCCGAGCAGCTCTTCATCGACCCGGTCGAGTGCATCGACTGCGGTGCGTGCGTTCCGGTTTGCCCGGTTTCGGCGATCTATGCCGGGGACGACCTGCCGGACAAGTGGGTCAGCTTCCAGGAGAAGAACGCGACGCACTTCGGTCGCTAA
- a CDS encoding glycine--tRNA ligase subunit alpha — protein MQAVMAKKALTFQELLFTLQRFWAEHGCVLQQPYDLEVGAGTMSPDTFLRVLGPKPISIAYAQPSRRPADGRYGENPNRLFRHTQLQVILKPPPERVQELYLESLVAIGIDLKEHDIKFEEDNWEWPVGGAWGVGWQVMLDGQEITQFTYFQQCGGMDLDPISGEITYGLERIAQFLQDLDSIYDIVWSRDPMTGAELTYGDVRLHEEQQFSAYSFDYADVDKLWEHLRLYETECLLLLERAKTVLTEENTDALAVKRFPVMGAYELALKCSHTFNLLDARGAISVTERVGVMARIRTLIVGVAKIYAEQGRLVSESASQQVSGAVA, from the coding sequence ATGCAAGCAGTTATGGCCAAGAAGGCGCTAACATTCCAGGAATTACTGTTCACTTTGCAGCGTTTCTGGGCCGAGCATGGATGCGTGTTGCAACAGCCGTACGACCTCGAGGTCGGCGCCGGCACCATGTCGCCCGATACGTTTCTGCGCGTGCTGGGGCCGAAGCCCATTAGCATCGCCTATGCGCAGCCCTCGCGGCGTCCGGCGGATGGACGCTATGGTGAAAACCCAAATCGGCTCTTTCGCCATACGCAGCTCCAGGTGATTCTGAAACCGCCACCGGAGCGGGTGCAGGAGCTGTATCTCGAGTCGCTCGTGGCCATCGGGATCGACCTGAAAGAGCACGACATCAAGTTTGAAGAGGACAACTGGGAGTGGCCGGTGGGCGGCGCGTGGGGCGTCGGCTGGCAGGTGATGCTCGATGGGCAGGAGATCACGCAGTTTACCTACTTCCAGCAGTGCGGCGGCATGGACCTCGACCCGATCTCGGGCGAGATCACGTATGGCCTTGAGCGCATCGCGCAGTTCCTGCAGGACCTCGATTCGATCTACGACATCGTGTGGTCGCGCGATCCCATGACGGGAGCGGAGCTTACCTATGGCGACGTTCGCCTGCACGAGGAGCAGCAGTTCTCGGCGTACTCGTTCGACTATGCCGATGTGGACAAGCTCTGGGAGCATCTGCGGCTGTATGAGACCGAGTGTCTCCTGCTGCTTGAACGCGCGAAGACGGTGCTGACGGAAGAGAATACCGATGCGCTGGCCGTAAAGCGCTTCCCGGTGATGGGAGCGTATGAGCTCGCGCTGAAGTGCTCGCACACGTTCAACCTGCTGGATGCGCGGGGTGCGATCTCGGTGACAGAACGTGTCGGTGTGATGGCGCGGATTCGCACTCTCATCGTCGGTGTTGCGAAGATCTATGCCGAACAGGGCAGGCTCGTTAGCGAGTCAGCAAGTCAGCAAGTCAGTGGGGCGGTGGCGTAG
- the glyS gene encoding glycine--tRNA ligase subunit beta: MADFLLEIGLEEVPARMIAGAQAELLRRVVALLGREQLIDAALAKEAQSVEPVTAFLVKHVIRSYSTPRRLAVLVCGVREQQADITEDVTGPAVKIAFKDGVATPAAEAFARKSGVAVAELRTITTPKGEYLAATSVKKGRSAAEVLASELPKEIAGIYWAKNMYWRPGKPERFVRPVLWIVCLLGDAVVPLTFAGRMAGRASYGHRVLSSGEPFEIVAPESYLAQLEGEYVIADVEARRQTIRKALDHVTRAVEGARWREDEELVDSVTHLTEWPAVLLGGFESAYLELPEEVLVTVMRDHQKYFAVEDAAGKLAPHFLAILNIALDETNEPIIKQGNERVLRARFNDARFFWEFDQRTPLAERVKLLENVTFQKDLGSYAAKSERVRSLAAQLAKVASSRGATVDASAVDEAAKLAKTDLTTELVKEFTELQGVIGGLYAKAQGVSATVADAIYDQYLPASAKDAIPRSFEGALLGLADRIDTITGMFALGMEPTGSKDPFALRRAANSVVRILAESGLPLTLADVFGVAQSEAEVAAKLQAFFAERIEFYLREGRGQAYDVVKAVVAAGAEDLRDAVARAEAVTAVRGGEDFIAVSAAFKRMKNILDQAQAKGESIPASVDTGLLSDASEKALESTGGRVASDVEALRAKRQYSEALTQVASLRPVVNEFFERVMVMAPEADIRANRLALLARTVADFSRIADFSEIVAQG, encoded by the coding sequence GTGGCAGATTTTTTGTTGGAAATTGGATTGGAAGAGGTTCCCGCGCGCATGATCGCCGGAGCGCAGGCCGAACTCCTGCGCCGCGTGGTGGCGTTGTTGGGACGCGAACAGTTGATTGATGCTGCTCTGGCTAAAGAGGCACAAAGTGTTGAGCCTGTGACAGCGTTTCTCGTGAAACATGTCATTAGAAGCTATTCCACGCCACGTCGACTCGCCGTGCTGGTGTGCGGCGTGCGCGAGCAGCAGGCGGACATCACCGAAGACGTCACCGGTCCTGCGGTGAAGATCGCCTTCAAGGATGGAGTGGCTACACCTGCGGCTGAGGCATTTGCGCGGAAGTCCGGCGTTGCCGTGGCCGAGTTGCGAACGATCACGACACCGAAGGGTGAGTATCTTGCCGCGACCAGCGTGAAGAAGGGCCGCAGCGCTGCCGAGGTGCTGGCAAGTGAGCTGCCGAAGGAGATCGCAGGGATCTACTGGGCGAAGAATATGTACTGGCGCCCGGGCAAGCCGGAGCGGTTTGTGCGCCCTGTGCTGTGGATCGTATGCCTGCTGGGAGATGCGGTTGTGCCGCTGACCTTCGCGGGCAGGATGGCGGGCCGCGCGAGCTACGGTCATCGTGTGCTGTCGAGCGGCGAGCCGTTCGAGATCGTCGCCCCGGAGAGCTACCTTGCGCAGCTTGAAGGGGAGTATGTGATCGCCGATGTCGAGGCGCGGCGGCAGACGATTCGCAAGGCTCTGGACCACGTCACGCGCGCGGTCGAGGGCGCTCGCTGGCGGGAAGACGAGGAGCTGGTCGATAGCGTGACGCACCTGACCGAGTGGCCCGCGGTGCTGCTCGGCGGCTTCGAGTCGGCTTACCTCGAGCTGCCGGAAGAGGTGCTGGTGACGGTGATGCGCGATCACCAGAAGTACTTTGCGGTGGAAGATGCTGCTGGTAAATTAGCTCCACACTTTCTTGCGATCCTAAATATTGCGCTCGACGAGACGAATGAGCCGATCATCAAGCAGGGCAACGAGCGCGTGCTGCGCGCGCGGTTCAACGATGCGCGTTTCTTCTGGGAGTTCGACCAGCGTACGCCGCTGGCCGAGCGTGTGAAGCTGCTGGAGAACGTGACCTTCCAGAAAGACCTCGGCAGCTATGCGGCGAAGAGTGAGCGTGTACGCTCTCTTGCTGCGCAGCTTGCGAAGGTAGCTTCGTCGCGTGGGGCGACTGTTGATGCGAGTGCGGTTGACGAGGCAGCGAAGCTCGCGAAGACCGATCTTACGACGGAGCTGGTGAAGGAGTTCACGGAGTTGCAGGGCGTCATCGGCGGGCTGTATGCGAAGGCGCAGGGCGTCAGCGCGACCGTTGCGGATGCTATCTACGACCAGTACCTTCCTGCGTCGGCGAAGGATGCGATTCCTCGTTCGTTTGAAGGGGCTTTGCTGGGGCTGGCCGATCGTATCGACACGATCACCGGCATGTTTGCGCTGGGGATGGAGCCGACCGGATCGAAGGACCCGTTTGCTTTGCGCCGTGCGGCGAATTCGGTGGTGCGAATCCTGGCCGAGTCGGGTCTGCCGCTTACGCTGGCTGATGTGTTTGGGGTTGCGCAATCTGAGGCGGAGGTAGCTGCGAAGCTGCAGGCGTTCTTTGCGGAGCGTATCGAGTTCTATCTGCGCGAAGGGCGAGGACAGGCGTATGACGTCGTGAAGGCCGTTGTGGCTGCAGGAGCCGAGGATCTGAGGGATGCTGTGGCACGTGCCGAGGCTGTGACCGCTGTTCGCGGTGGAGAGGATTTCATCGCGGTCAGTGCGGCGTTCAAACGCATGAAGAACATCCTCGATCAGGCACAGGCGAAGGGTGAATCGATTCCTGCGAGCGTGGACACAGGGCTGCTCTCCGATGCCTCGGAGAAGGCGCTGGAGTCTACCGGCGGGCGTGTCGCAAGCGACGTAGAAGCTTTGCGGGCGAAGCGCCAGTATAGTGAGGCTTTGACTCAAGTGGCTTCGCTTCGGCCTGTCGTCAATGAGTTTTTCGAGAGGGTGATGGTCATGGCCCCGGAGGCTGATATTCGTGCGAACCGTCTGGCGTTGCTGGCTCGTACGGTTGCAGACTTTTCGCGCATCGCGGACTTCTCGGAGATTGTTGCGCAGGGGTAG
- a CDS encoding RNA chaperone Hfq has translation MATTKKRHKGLPAGETGQEALYLKSLSERQVPVSVKLRDGEVVNGWIEYFDDMMVRLTREGKPNLFIYKAQIRTITESAGASTRRSGNREAAAAN, from the coding sequence ATGGCGACGACGAAAAAGCGGCACAAAGGACTACCTGCGGGAGAGACGGGACAGGAGGCGCTTTACCTGAAATCGCTCAGCGAGCGACAGGTTCCGGTCTCCGTCAAGCTGCGCGACGGCGAGGTCGTCAATGGCTGGATCGAATACTTCGACGACATGATGGTGCGGCTCACGCGCGAAGGCAAGCCGAATCTCTTCATCTACAAGGCGCAGATCCGCACGATTACCGAGAGTGCTGGTGCAAGCACACGCCGCAGCGGCAATCGCGAAGCAGCGGCAGCGAACTAA
- a CDS encoding barstar family protein has protein sequence MAAFISDSKDETRLDWAVLRDGGISLYLNHEFLNEDVMKLQALEYSVKSFDCSTWLTPADMHDSLQNTLEFPSYYGRNFNALNDCLQDLEVPFIGGLSLVFRHFDRFANASPENQDLAFSVLDLCVRASRTHMLTGRRFLTLVQSDDPTLQFEGLGAIDTPWNRRECLAKNRNL, from the coding sequence ATGGCAGCTTTTATCTCTGATTCAAAAGACGAAACGCGTCTGGATTGGGCAGTACTACGTGATGGCGGGATCTCCCTTTACCTGAATCATGAATTTCTCAATGAGGATGTGATGAAGCTGCAAGCACTTGAGTACTCCGTCAAAAGCTTTGATTGCTCAACGTGGCTGACGCCTGCCGACATGCATGACTCACTGCAAAACACCTTGGAATTTCCAAGCTATTACGGTCGAAACTTCAACGCACTAAACGATTGTCTGCAGGATCTCGAGGTACCTTTTATTGGCGGTCTATCCCTTGTCTTCCGCCACTTCGATCGTTTCGCAAACGCTTCTCCAGAAAATCAAGATCTGGCATTCAGCGTTCTCGATCTCTGCGTCCGCGCCTCTCGTACACATATGCTCACAGGAAGACGATTCCTCACCCTTGTTCAATCAGACGACCCCACATTGCAATTTGAAGGTCTAGGAGCGATAGATACGCCCTGGAATAGACGGGAATGCTTAGCGAAGAACCGCAATCTGTAA
- a CDS encoding catalase family peroxidase — MPLPTDEKLLALSNNLIQQFDTIFGEHPSFRPAHAKGTMLTGTFTPSEEAASLTRAPHVVRESTPVTVRFSNSTGLPLVPDTDPNADPRGMAIRFNLAEHSHTDIVSHSVDGFPVRTGDEFLELLRALASSDLAAPSDPKNPKPIEIFLGGHPAALAFVQTPKPAPSSFGRESYFGITAMRFINADGVVRYGRYRIVPEAGNEHLDAAAVAAKGPNYLFDELKERVAAGPVSFRILVQLANEGDVVDDATIHWPEDRRVVELGTIALTAPVTDDAHEQQRIIFDPIPRVDGIEPSDDPLLELRAAVYLISGRRRRSESAQ, encoded by the coding sequence ATGCCGCTGCCAACCGACGAAAAGCTGTTAGCCCTGAGTAACAACCTCATCCAGCAGTTCGATACGATCTTTGGCGAGCATCCCAGTTTTCGTCCCGCCCATGCCAAGGGCACGATGCTGACGGGTACGTTTACGCCCTCTGAGGAAGCTGCTTCGCTCACCCGCGCGCCGCATGTCGTGCGCGAGTCGACTCCGGTGACAGTCCGGTTCTCGAACTCGACTGGGCTGCCGCTTGTGCCGGATACCGATCCCAATGCTGACCCGCGCGGCATGGCGATCCGGTTCAACCTGGCGGAGCATAGCCATACCGACATCGTGAGCCACTCGGTAGACGGCTTTCCCGTCCGCACAGGCGATGAGTTTCTGGAGCTCCTGCGGGCGCTTGCCAGTAGCGACCTTGCTGCGCCCTCCGATCCGAAGAACCCAAAGCCTATCGAGATCTTTCTGGGGGGACATCCAGCGGCGCTCGCGTTTGTGCAGACTCCGAAGCCCGCGCCTTCGAGCTTTGGCCGTGAGTCTTACTTCGGCATCACGGCGATGCGTTTCATCAATGCGGACGGTGTCGTGCGCTATGGCCGCTATCGCATCGTGCCGGAGGCAGGGAACGAGCACCTCGATGCCGCTGCTGTTGCGGCAAAGGGGCCGAACTATCTCTTCGACGAGCTGAAAGAACGAGTGGCGGCCGGTCCGGTGAGCTTCCGCATCCTGGTGCAGTTGGCGAATGAAGGCGATGTCGTCGACGATGCGACGATTCACTGGCCGGAGGACCGGAGGGTGGTTGAACTCGGCACGATTGCCCTGACTGCGCCTGTCACAGACGATGCGCATGAGCAGCAACGCATTATCTTTGACCCGATACCGCGCGTCGATGGCATCGAGCCTTCGGATGACCCTCTGTTGGAGCTTCGTGCGGCGGTTTATTTGATCAGCGGACGCCGTCGCCGGAGTGAGTCAGCGCAGTAG